From Nicotiana tabacum cultivar K326 chromosome 20, ASM71507v2, whole genome shotgun sequence, one genomic window encodes:
- the LOC107832838 gene encoding synaptotagmin-1 yields MGFISTILGFFGFGMGIVIGLVIGYFLFIYVLPTDVKHPDIRPLAEQDTESLQRLLPEIPLWVKNPDYDRLDWLNKMIELMWPYLDKAICKTAKGIVDPIIAEQIPHYKIESVEFQSFTLGTLPPTFPGMKVYITEEKELIMEPVIKWAANPNITIAVKAFGLKATAQVVDLQIFALPRITLKPLVPTFPCFAKIYVSLMEKPHVDFGLKLLGADAMSIPGLYRFVQEIIKDQVANMYLWPKTLEVQILDPSKAMKRPVGILNVTVVRAMKLKKTDLLGLSDPFVKLKIMDDKLSSKKTSVKHKNLNPEWNEEFSFVVKDPETQVLKFSVYDWEQVGSHEKMGVNILPLKDLTPDEPKVLTLELLKNLKPDDVQNEKARGQLVLEVMYKAFNDEELANGADESGTVEKAPDGTPEGGGMLVVIVHEGQDLEGKHHTNPSVRLLFRGEERRTKVIKKNRDPRWEEEFQFVLEEPPVNDRIHVEVVSTSKRMGLRHPKEALGYVDVYLADVVNNKRINERYHLIDSKNGRLQIELQWRTAS; encoded by the exons ATGGGATTCATAAGCACAATATTGGGATTCTTCGGATTTGGAATGGGGATCGTGATCGGGCTAGTGATCGGCTATTTCCTCTTCATCTACGTTCTACCAACTGATGTCAAG CATCCTGATATTCGGCCCTTGGCGGAGCAAGATACTGAAAGCCTGCAACGGCTGCTCCCTGAGATACCACTTTGGGTTAAAAATCCAGATTATGATCGC CTTGATTGGCTCAATAAAATGATCGAACTCATGTGGCCTTATTTAGACAAG GCTATTTGTAAAACAGCAAAAGGTATAGTCGATCCCATCATAGCTGAGCAGATTCCACATTACAAAATTGAGTCAGTTGAATTTCAATCATTCACCTTAGGCACCCTGCCACCTACATTTCCAG GAATGAAGGTCTATATCACTGAGGAGAAAGAGCTAATAATGGAACCAGTCATTAAGTGGGCAGCTAATCCAAACATCACTATTGCAGTAAAGGCATTTGGGTTGAAAGCCACTGCTCAG GTGGTTGACTTGCAAATATTTGCCTTACCTCGAATCACCTTGAAGCCACTGGTTCCAACCTTTCCTTGTTTCGCAAAGATATATGTATCTCTTATGGAGAAG CCTCATGTCGATTTTGGACTAAAACTTCTCGGTGCAGATGCAATGTCCATTCCTGGCCTGTACAGATTTGTTCAA GAGATTATCAAAGATCAAGTTGCAAATATGTATCTATGGCCAAAAACACTTGAGGTCCAAATATTGGATCCTTCAAA AGCAATGAAGAGGCCAGTTGGAATTCTTAATGTGACAGTTGTGAGGGCAATGAAGCTTAAAAAGACAGATCTTTTGGGGCTCTCAGACCCCTTTGTGAAACTAAAAATTATGGATGACAAACTATCATCAAAGAAAACATCAGTGAAGCACAAAAACTTGAACCCAGAATGGAACGAAGAATTTAGTTTCGTGGTTAAGGATCCAGAAACTCAAGTCTTAAAATTTTCTGTTTATGACTGGGAGCAG GTTGGCTCACATGAAAAAATGGGTGTGAATATTTTGCCATTGAAAGATCTTACTCCAGATGAACCAAAAGTATTGACACTAGAACTTCTGAAAAACTTAAAACCAGATGATGTTCAAAATGAAAAAGCAAGAGGACAGCTTGTACTTGAAGTGATGTACAAAGCTTTTAACGATGAAGAACTCGCAAATGGCGCTGACGAATCAGGTACGGTAGAGAAGGCTCCTGATGGAACACCTGAGGGCGGAGGTATGCTCGTAGTTATTGTCCATGAAGGTCAAGATCTTGAAGGAAAGCACCACACAAATCCATCTGTTCGTCTGCTCTTCAGAGGGGAAGAGAGAAGAACTAAG GTTATAAAGAAAAACAGAGATCCAAGGTGGGAAGAGGAGTTTCAGTTTGTATTGGAGGAACCACCTGTAAATGATAGGATTCATGTAGAAGTTGTTAGTACTTCAAAAAGAATGGGTCTTCGACATCCCAAG GAAGCTTTGGGTTACGTGGATGTGTACCTCGCCGATGTTGTGAACAACAAGAGAATTAATGAGAGATACCATCTTATTGACTCGAAGAATGGTCGACTTCAGATCGAGCTACAATGGAGAACTGCATCTTGA